A single genomic interval of Flavihumibacter rivuli harbors:
- the gldM gene encoding gliding motility protein GldM, which translates to MALPKEPRQKMINMMYLVLTALLALNVSSEILNAFKTVNHSITTASGIVDEKNATTFKSFEQKLKDPKSAEKAAIWFPKAQQAKKLSDDMSKYLEDLKIELKKESKGENIGTAEEKFSEDNLDASTRLLVEGAKGDELYKKLQDYKNQMLAIVPEMKAQFEKSLPLDLNIPKSQTGSIANNDWKSAYFRMTPTIAALTILSKFQNDVKNSEAQVVDYCHKEIGEVEVVFDEFQAFAGTNSTYLMPGQELEITAGVGAFSKAAKPTVTVNGAAVALNNEGAAVYKTTVSGAGEKSVNVNVSFTKPDGTPATLNKTIKYTVGIPSGASVFLEKMNVLYLGVENPVTVSAGSAGKEKMKVGFTGGSITPAGGDRYIIKPTQSGPANITVTVDGKTSSFAMRCKPLPDPVAMVGGQKGGSISAAQFKAQGGLIAKLMDSEFDAPFQIVSYTLGANGGAFQTYQQAANEGPRWSGGNASSIVTRATPGTTVYFDQIRVKGPDGKVRELPGIYFNLK; encoded by the coding sequence ATGGCTTTACCTAAAGAGCCCAGGCAAAAGATGATCAACATGATGTACCTGGTGCTTACCGCACTACTGGCACTGAACGTTTCATCTGAGATCCTGAACGCTTTCAAAACCGTTAATCATAGCATTACTACCGCATCCGGTATCGTGGATGAGAAGAATGCTACCACTTTCAAGTCTTTTGAACAAAAGCTGAAGGACCCCAAGTCTGCTGAGAAAGCAGCCATTTGGTTTCCCAAGGCACAACAGGCCAAGAAACTGTCCGATGACATGTCTAAGTACCTGGAAGACCTGAAAATTGAATTGAAAAAAGAATCCAAAGGAGAGAATATTGGTACTGCTGAAGAGAAGTTCAGCGAAGACAACCTGGATGCATCTACCCGTTTGCTGGTAGAAGGTGCTAAAGGTGATGAACTGTACAAGAAGTTGCAGGACTACAAGAACCAGATGCTGGCCATTGTTCCTGAAATGAAGGCCCAGTTTGAAAAGTCCCTGCCGCTTGACCTCAACATTCCAAAATCTCAAACTGGTTCTATCGCCAACAATGACTGGAAGTCTGCCTATTTCCGCATGACCCCCACCATTGCTGCCCTGACCATCCTGAGCAAATTCCAGAACGACGTAAAGAATTCTGAAGCCCAGGTTGTTGACTACTGCCACAAAGAGATTGGTGAAGTTGAAGTGGTGTTCGATGAGTTCCAGGCTTTCGCCGGTACGAATTCAACTTACCTGATGCCTGGCCAGGAACTGGAGATCACCGCTGGTGTAGGTGCTTTCTCTAAGGCTGCCAAGCCAACCGTAACCGTAAATGGTGCTGCTGTTGCCCTGAACAACGAAGGAGCTGCAGTATATAAGACCACCGTAAGCGGTGCCGGTGAGAAGAGTGTAAACGTAAATGTTTCCTTCACCAAGCCTGATGGTACTCCTGCAACCCTTAACAAAACCATCAAGTACACAGTTGGTATCCCTTCAGGTGCATCTGTGTTCCTCGAGAAGATGAACGTATTGTACCTGGGTGTTGAAAACCCTGTGACTGTATCAGCCGGTTCTGCCGGTAAGGAAAAGATGAAGGTTGGTTTCACCGGTGGCAGCATTACCCCTGCAGGTGGCGACCGCTACATCATCAAGCCTACCCAGTCTGGCCCGGCTAACATCACCGTAACTGTAGATGGTAAGACTTCTTCCTTCGCTATGCGTTGTAAGCCCCTGCCTGACCCGGTTGCCATGGTGGGTGGACAAAAAGGTGGTTCCATCTCTGCAGCCCAGTTCAAGGCCCAGGGTGGTTTGATCGCCAAGCTGATGGACTCTGAATTTGACGCTCCGTTCCAGATAGTAAGTTATACCCTGGGTGCTAACGGTGGTGCGTTCCAGACCTACCAGCAAGCAGCAAACGAAGGTCCCCGTTGGAGCGGTGGTAATGCTTCCAGCATCGTAACCCGTGCTACTCCTGGTACTACCGTTTACTTCGACCAGATTCGTGTTAAAGGTCCCGATGGAAAAGTGCGCGAATTACCTGGTATCTACTTTAACTTGAAATAA
- the gldN gene encoding gliding motility protein GldN, with protein MKNRIIQFCLLVAVLGIFSESAEAQAKRTTRKRTSTTKKTTTNKNNTGNAAALTQAPAQDTVPAAPVAEAELNLGTVRKSLRNDNAIERNLVKERFPLTYEHIREDDAVYRQRVWREIDVHEKMNLPFVYKADDDNGNQRFVNIVLAAIKSGELTAFSPIDDRFTTPITIKEITEQLVGKPKTIQIPDWTRDPDGSLGYTKDSIVIDEFNPDNVEKYWVKEDVVFDKESSRLFVRILGIAPLKTIKNADGSFRDVTPLFWVYYPDMRPLLARYEAYNGKNYGARMSWEELFESRMFASRIIKSTIDNPYDQLISGFVKDPILRLLEGENIKEKIFNYEQDLWSY; from the coding sequence ATGAAAAACCGTATCATCCAATTCTGTCTCCTGGTAGCTGTGCTGGGTATATTCAGCGAATCAGCTGAAGCCCAGGCTAAGAGAACCACTCGCAAGAGGACCTCTACTACCAAGAAGACCACTACCAATAAGAATAACACCGGAAATGCAGCCGCATTGACCCAGGCTCCTGCTCAGGATACCGTTCCTGCAGCGCCTGTAGCCGAAGCGGAACTGAACCTGGGTACCGTCCGTAAATCACTGCGTAACGACAATGCCATTGAGCGTAACCTGGTGAAGGAAAGGTTTCCCCTGACCTACGAGCATATCCGCGAGGATGATGCGGTGTATCGCCAGCGTGTATGGAGGGAGATCGATGTTCATGAGAAGATGAACCTGCCCTTCGTGTACAAGGCCGATGATGATAACGGTAACCAGCGTTTTGTGAATATCGTACTGGCTGCTATCAAGAGCGGTGAACTCACAGCTTTCAGCCCGATCGATGATCGCTTCACTACGCCGATCACGATCAAGGAGATCACTGAGCAGCTGGTGGGTAAGCCCAAGACCATCCAGATCCCTGACTGGACCCGTGACCCGGATGGATCACTGGGTTACACCAAGGACTCCATTGTTATCGATGAATTCAACCCCGATAACGTTGAGAAGTACTGGGTGAAGGAAGATGTGGTTTTCGATAAGGAGTCATCAAGGTTGTTTGTACGCATCCTGGGAATTGCCCCCCTGAAGACCATCAAGAATGCCGACGGTTCCTTCCGTGACGTGACGCCGCTGTTCTGGGTGTATTATCCTGATATGCGTCCCCTGCTGGCCCGCTACGAAGCCTATAATGGCAAGAACTACGGTGCCCGCATGAGCTGGGAAGAACTGTTCGAGAGCCGCATGTTCGCTAGCCGTATCATCAAGTCTACGATCGATAACCCATATGACCAGTTAATCTCTGGTTTTGTGAAGGACCCGATCCTGCGCTTGCTGGAAGGCGAGAACATCAAGGAGAAGATCTTCAACTACGAACAAGACCTCTGGTCATACTAA
- the uvrC gene encoding excinuclease ABC subunit UvrC, with translation MTQQEFQQISHTIPLSPGIYKYFDSRNELIYVGKAKSLRKRVGSYFSKTYASYKTHELVQRIRRIEFTIVDSEQDAFLLENALIKEFQPRYNINLKDDKTYPYLVIKKEPFPRVFFSRRKLNDGSEYLGPFTSVGKVRELLDFIKQNIPLRTCKLNLTPANIQKGKFKVCLEYHLGNCKGPCEGLQTEQEYTEGLQQLKNLMKGNLGPVIQQFRSEMQQYAQELQFEKAEMMRKKIEHLERYQAKSVIVSRHLGNLDVFSILKDGDIAYVNYLMVQHGTIVQTHTIQLETHLDEEEDEVLAFAIGSLRATFNSLASEVIVPFSIPFEAEGITVTVPISGDKRKLLDLSLKNVNYFQEEIRRKKILHLEGKSDFEKKKVLYQLQEDLHLPELPVHIECFDNSNFQGSFPVSAMVCFKDGIASKKDYRHFNVKTVEGINDFATMKEVVYRRYKRLKEEKEALPQLVIIDGGKGQLGAAMESIRELDLNKEMTVVGLAKNEEELFFPGDSESLKLPYNSESLKLIRRIRDEVHRFGITFHRKQRSRGTFKNELEDIKGIGKSTADTLLKTFRSVSAIKEKTKEQLAEVIGLSKASLVWDHFHESKAES, from the coding sequence ATGACGCAACAGGAGTTTCAACAAATCAGCCATACCATTCCCCTCTCACCGGGGATCTATAAATATTTCGATAGCCGTAACGAACTCATTTATGTAGGCAAGGCCAAGAGCCTGCGCAAGCGGGTAGGCTCCTATTTTTCCAAGACCTATGCCAGCTACAAGACCCATGAACTGGTGCAACGCATCAGGCGGATCGAATTCACTATTGTGGATTCGGAACAGGACGCCTTCCTGCTGGAGAACGCACTGATCAAGGAATTCCAGCCCAGGTACAATATCAACCTGAAGGACGATAAGACCTATCCTTACCTGGTTATTAAGAAAGAACCTTTTCCAAGGGTGTTTTTCTCCAGGCGGAAATTGAACGATGGTTCCGAATACCTGGGGCCTTTCACTTCTGTTGGCAAAGTGAGGGAGTTGCTGGACTTCATCAAACAGAATATCCCACTCAGGACCTGCAAGCTTAACCTAACGCCGGCGAATATCCAAAAAGGCAAGTTCAAGGTTTGCCTGGAATACCACCTGGGCAATTGCAAAGGCCCTTGTGAAGGTTTGCAAACGGAGCAGGAATACACAGAAGGCCTGCAGCAACTGAAGAACCTGATGAAAGGCAACCTCGGACCTGTTATCCAGCAGTTCAGGTCGGAAATGCAGCAATATGCCCAGGAACTCCAGTTCGAGAAAGCGGAGATGATGCGGAAGAAGATCGAACACCTGGAACGATACCAGGCCAAATCGGTGATCGTTAGCCGGCACCTGGGCAACCTCGATGTTTTCTCCATCCTGAAGGACGGCGATATTGCCTATGTGAACTACCTCATGGTCCAGCATGGCACCATTGTACAGACCCATACCATCCAACTGGAAACCCATCTTGATGAGGAAGAAGATGAAGTACTGGCATTTGCCATCGGCAGCCTGAGGGCAACCTTTAACAGCCTGGCTTCGGAAGTGATCGTTCCTTTCTCCATCCCCTTCGAAGCCGAGGGCATTACAGTTACCGTGCCCATCAGCGGCGATAAAAGGAAACTGCTTGACCTGTCCCTCAAGAACGTCAATTATTTCCAGGAGGAGATAAGGCGTAAAAAGATCCTCCACCTTGAAGGCAAATCGGATTTTGAGAAGAAGAAGGTCTTGTACCAATTACAGGAGGACCTCCATTTACCCGAACTACCGGTCCATATTGAATGCTTTGATAATTCCAATTTCCAGGGCAGCTTTCCGGTATCAGCCATGGTTTGCTTCAAGGATGGTATTGCGAGTAAGAAGGACTATCGCCACTTCAATGTCAAGACTGTGGAAGGCATCAACGATTTCGCCACCATGAAGGAAGTGGTATACAGGCGCTATAAGCGTCTGAAGGAAGAGAAGGAAGCACTTCCACAACTGGTGATCATAGATGGCGGAAAGGGCCAATTAGGGGCCGCCATGGAGAGTATCCGCGAGCTGGACCTCAACAAGGAAATGACCGTGGTTGGATTGGCCAAAAATGAAGAAGAGCTCTTCTTTCCCGGCGATTCGGAGAGCCTGAAACTTCCCTACAACAGCGAAAGCCTTAAACTTATCCGCCGCATCAGGGACGAAGTACACCGTTTCGGCATCACCTTCCACCGCAAACAAAGAAGCAGGGGAACATTTAAAAATGAGCTTGAAGACATAAAGGGGATCGGGAAATCAACGGCAGATACCTTGCTAAAAACCTTCCGATCCGTATCGGCAATCAAAGAAAAAACAAAGGAGCAACTGGCCGAAGTAATTGGCTTATCAAAGGCAAGCCTGGTCTGGGATCACTTTCATGAAAGCAAGGCGGAAAGCTAG
- a CDS encoding outer membrane beta-barrel protein, producing the protein MEQHFFEDEFEQFLRETTDNHKMYPSDGVWTRIYRHLHTGRRRIAIGGLLLLFLTGALLLVNTRSPLELSKSMTAGGDQAQKDNGTLLPDHSDATSHHSLTVDDIIAKLRASSLVPPVKLEAPMALAPLDLGKAHEPFPGENQLFALIGGSYQEPPVMQAPQLVQDDPVVINQTEGAKVIPLFTDDNYDPSTIQQVEPGELPSSPEISKDEAEKDLMTWGATAQVIKLSQRKPRNKLSYQMYFAPNIGYRTLAEPSQQQTGTYPLAVRYMDVNQFVSHQPAIGFELGGGVRYQASRTLAFRTGLQLNLTRYSIQAYSYYPEKTTVALTNEFGYRTDTLVSTSNIRNMGGTDLEQIQNQYLQVAIPIGAELKLFGDSKFQVNLSGALMPSYLLNTDVKMLSSDLTNYVNEPSLLRRWNLASAVEAFVSYETHGVRWQVGPQFRYNLLSSYKKQYPIKENLMEYGLKIGVSKTIR; encoded by the coding sequence ATGGAGCAACATTTTTTTGAGGACGAATTTGAACAATTTCTAAGAGAGACCACCGATAACCATAAAATGTACCCTTCCGACGGTGTATGGACACGGATCTATCGTCATCTGCATACCGGAAGAAGGAGAATAGCGATCGGTGGACTCCTGCTATTGTTCCTCACCGGCGCCCTGCTGCTGGTGAACACCCGCTCGCCCCTGGAATTATCAAAATCTATGACTGCTGGCGGTGACCAGGCCCAAAAAGACAATGGCACCCTGCTTCCCGACCATTCTGACGCGACTTCCCATCACTCCCTGACAGTGGATGATATCATTGCCAAACTAAGGGCGAGTTCGCTCGTTCCCCCAGTAAAACTGGAAGCACCAATGGCATTGGCACCACTTGACCTGGGCAAGGCCCATGAACCATTCCCGGGCGAAAACCAGCTTTTTGCCTTGATAGGCGGCAGCTACCAAGAGCCACCGGTTATGCAAGCCCCCCAGTTGGTTCAGGATGACCCGGTTGTAATCAACCAAACTGAAGGAGCAAAAGTGATCCCCCTATTCACAGACGACAATTATGACCCCAGCACTATCCAACAGGTTGAACCTGGTGAACTACCTTCTTCCCCAGAGATCTCAAAGGACGAAGCAGAAAAGGACCTGATGACCTGGGGGGCAACAGCCCAGGTGATCAAACTATCCCAGCGCAAGCCCAGGAATAAGCTGAGCTACCAGATGTACTTTGCGCCCAATATCGGCTACAGGACACTGGCAGAACCCAGTCAGCAACAGACCGGCACCTATCCCCTGGCTGTGCGCTACATGGATGTGAACCAGTTCGTTTCCCATCAACCGGCAATTGGCTTTGAACTGGGTGGTGGGGTGCGTTACCAGGCCAGCAGGACACTTGCCTTCCGCACCGGCTTACAGCTCAACCTTACCCGTTATAGCATTCAGGCCTACTCATACTATCCTGAAAAGACCACGGTTGCCCTTACCAATGAATTTGGTTACAGGACCGATACACTGGTCTCCACTTCCAATATTCGCAATATGGGTGGAACCGACCTGGAGCAGATCCAGAACCAATACCTGCAGGTTGCCATTCCTATCGGGGCAGAACTGAAATTGTTTGGCGACAGCAAGTTCCAGGTAAACCTTTCCGGCGCCCTGATGCCGAGCTATCTGCTGAACACCGATGTGAAGATGCTGAGTTCCGACCTTACCAATTATGTCAATGAGCCCTCACTCTTGAGAAGATGGAACCTGGCATCGGCAGTAGAAGCTTTCGTTTCTTATGAAACGCATGGCGTACGCTGGCAGGTCGGTCCGCAATTCCGCTACAACCTCCTTTCCAGCTATAAGAAGCAATACCCCATCAAGGAAAACCTGATGGAATATGGTTTGAAGATCGGCGTCAGCAAAACGATCCGCTGA